The Streptomyces lienomycini sequence CATGGGGCTCAGCGACGTCGAGCGCCGCCGGGCAGACGCTCTCGCCGAACTGGGTTACGTGGCGCTGGCCTTCGACCTTCACGGCGGGCGCTATGTGGGCGACCCCGAGGAGATGCTGGCCCGTTGCATGCCGCTGCTCGCCGACCCTGACCGGATGCGGGGCATCGGCCACGCGGCGCTCGACGTGTTACGCACCGAACCGCGGGCCGACCCCGACAGGATCGCCGCCATCGGCTACGGCACCGGGGGCGCCATCGCGCTGGAACTCGGGCGCGACGGCGTCAACCTGCGCGCGATCGGGACAGTCAACGCGACTACCACGGGGCGACCGGGCGAGGCGGCGCGCATCCGCTGCCCGGTGTGGGCCGGGGTCGGATCGGAAGACCCGATCATGCCGCCCGCGCAACGGAACGCGTTCGCCGCTGAGATGCAGGCCGCGGGCGTCGACTGGCGCCTCGCGGTCTACGGCGGCGCCTTGCACGCCTTCCACCACCCGCCGGTCGGCCACCCCACGGTCCCCGGCGTCGGCTACCACCCACAGCACGCGCAGCGCGCCTGGCGCGACGTCGTCGGCCTGCTCACCGAGTGCCTGCCCGTGACGGAGGGCCACCTGGGGGCACGACCCAGGTAAGCATGCTGGCGCCAGGCATGGTCGACGTCGGACACTGACCGTGGCTGCGCTCGAGTTGGCGTGCCGGTCCGGGAGATCGGGTTCAGCTCGCGGTCGAGTCCTTGGTCAGCGCGTCCATGAAGAGGTCGACGAGTGGACGAGCTTGTTCTTTGGTTCCGTGCTGCACGGAATAGGCGATGCCACCCATGAGGAGGAGGACATCGTCCGGGGCGACGTCCGTTCGCAGGCTTCCGTCTCGAGCACCGGCGGCGAGAAGGGTGGCGACAGCGTCGGTAAGGAGTGCGCGGCTGTCGGAGTATGGATCGATACCGGAGGCGATGACCGCGTTGAGGGCTTCGGACATTCCGCTCTTTGCCGTGGCGTAGTGGATGAAGTGTTCCATCCACATTCGGGTGGCCCCGGCGGCCGGGTGCTGTGCGAGAAGATCCTTCACCTTCGCGCACACCTGGGTGAGTTGGCGCCGGTAAGCGGCGTCGATGAGGACTTCCCGAGTCGGGAAGTGCCGGTAGAGCGTGCCGACACCGACGCCCGCCCGCTTGGCGATGGCGGCAGGCGAGGTGTCCAGACCCTGCTCGGCGAAGGCCTGAGCGGCGACCTCCAGCAGGCGCTCGCGGTTCTGCAGCGCGTCACTCCTGGTGCGGCGGGGCGTGGCGGGCATGCGGGTTCCTTAGGCGTCGGTCTCCAGTTGCTTTCCGGAATCTGTTCCGCTTAACTCTAAACGGAACGGATTCCGGTACCACCCTACTTCAGGAGACCCCGTGCCCACTCCCTCCGACAAGGCATCACGTCACTGGTTCGTCACCGGAGCCTCCGGTGGGCTGGGCCGCCATCTCACCGAGCACGCCCTCCGGAACGGCGACCGCGTGACGGCGACGGTCCGCCGCCCGGCAGCTCTGGGAGACCTGCGCGAGACGTACGGCGACCGGCTGACTGTCGAGATCCTCGACCTCACGCGGCCGGCCGACGTGGACAAGGTGGTCGGCAGGACCCTCCGGTCCGGGCCGGTGGACATTGTGGTCAACAATGCCGGATACGCGGTTGTGGGCGCCGCCGAGGAAATGACCATCGAGCAGATTCGCGACCAGATCGAGGTCCTCCTGCTCGCGCCGATGGTGATCACCCGTGCCTTCCTACAGCCGATGCGTGAGCAGGGCGGTGGCCGGATCATCCAGATCTCCAGCGTGGGCGGCCAGGTCGGTATCCCCACTCACAGCTGCTATCACGCGGGCAAGTGGGGGCTGGAGGGCTTCACCGAGAGCGTCAGCCGCGAGGTCTCCGACTTCAATATTCACCTCACTCTGGTCGAGCCCGGCGCCACCCGTACCGGCTTCGCTTCGGCCCTGCAATACACCACCGAAACGGCCGTCTACCGCGACAATGCCGTCGGCCAGACCCGGCACTACCTGGAAACCGCAGATGAGAGCGTCTTCACCGGCGACCCGGCCAAGCTCGCCGCCGCCATCTACGACACCACCCGCCACCCGCGCCCGCCATTGCGCCTGACTCTCGGATCCGACACCTATAGCGCAATCCACGCGGCACTCACCGAACGTCTCACCGCGCTCGAGACTCAGAAGGATCTCGCTGAATCTGTCGCCTTCACCCGCTGATCCGCCCGACCGGCGCGACACGTCAGGCGATCTCGCCGCCATTCCGACCTGACGCATCTCCGCAACTTCGACGTCCGGAAGTCCCGCACATCCTCTCACCCAGCACTCCCACGCGATCGCATCAGACGTCGCCAGCGGCGGAACCAATGTCATTGGGCGAACGCATGCCCCACGACCCAGCGTTGGGTGCCCAGTCCGGAGCCGTGCTCGTTGCCGCGGCGGGCGATCAGCGGCTTCACCCCGAGGACCCAGACCAGTCGGCGGTATTCGTCGTGGTCGTAGCCGCGGTCGACCAGCACCACGTCGGGGCGGCGTCGGGGCAGGCCCCGCTTGCCGCGTACGGGCGGCACGGCTCGGAGGAGCGGGGTTGGCTGGGTGACATCGTTATGGTTGCCCCCGGTCGGGGTGGCGGCGAGCGGGACGCCGGCGGCATCGGTGATCAGGTGGTGCTTGCTGCCCGTCCTCCCGCGGTCCACCGGGCTTCGTCCAGTCTTGGCACCCCCCTTCAACGCCCGGATGTGGGCCAGGCGGCGCCAGCAGGTCATTCCTGACCCGAAGCCGAGTTCCTGCGGCAGATGTTCCCAGGCGATCCCGGTGCACAGCACAAACAGGACGCCCTGGAAGACCAACCGGTCAGGACGCCGTTTGCGTCCCGGATGCCGCGTCCGGCGCTCACCTTGGGCAGCAACGGCTCGATCACCGCCACAGCTCGTCGTCGACTTCCCACGACTTCGGCCGCGCCACCGCACACCCAGGTCGTCAGTCCCGGAGTGATCCAACCAGCCCGAAGATCATCTCGTTCGGAGTTCCAAGTGCCCGGTTGCCTGCTAAGAACTCCTAACGAAATGATCTACAAGGTGGTTGGATCACTCCGGAGCTGAAAATCCGGGGGTGCGGGGTGGCTCGGGCGAAGCCGTGGGAAGTTGACGACGAGCTGTGGGCGGTGATCGAGCCGCTTGTGCCGAAGATTGAGCGTCGGGCCCAGCATCCGGGGCGCAAGCGGCATCCGGACCGGCTGGTGTTCCAGGGCATCCTGTTTGTGCTGCACACCGGAATCGCCTGGGAGCACCTGCCGCAGGAACTCGGCTTCGGCTCGGGCATGACCTGCTGGCGCCGCCTGGCCGAGTGGACCGAAGCCGGGGTATGGCCCCGGCTGCACGGGGTCCTCCTCGCCAAACTCCGTAGTGTGAACGTCCTGGACTTCTCCCGGGCGGCGGTCGACGGCTCCCACATCCGGGCGTTAAAGGGGGCATCAAGACCGGACGAAGCCCCGTCGACCGGGGCAAGACGGGCAGCAAACATCACCTGATCACCGACGCCACCGGCATCCCGCTTGCCGCCACCCTCACCGGCGGCAATCGCAACGACGTCACCCAGCTCGTCCCGTTGCTGCAGGCCGTGCCGCCGGTGCGGGGCAAGCGCGGCCGCCCCGGCGCCGACCGGACGTGGTGCTGGGGGACCGCGGCTACGACCACGACAAGTACCGCCGCCTGGTCTGGGATCTCGGCGTGAAGCCGCAAATCGCCCGCCGCGGGACCGAGCACGGCTCCGGGCTCGGCGCTCAACGCTGGGTTGTTGAACGCGCGTTCGCCCACCTGCACTGGTTCCGTCGCCTGCGCATCCGCTGGGAGATCCGTGACGACATCCACGAGGCATTCCTGACCCTCGGATGTGCGCTTATCTGCTGGAGGCGCCTCAGGGCGGCCCGATGAGTCCTGAGTGTGCTCGTCAAATCGATCTAAAGCCATGGAACGCAAGGCGGCGTACCGTAAGAGATCGCGAAGACGGTCGATGAGTAGCGGGGGACGCGGCGTGGCCTATGCGATCGGACTCGTGTGGATGACAGGTGCTGCCTTCATGACGTGGAAGGCGGCCCAGCTCTGGCGCAACGCGCACTTGGTGGACTTCTTCTTGGCTTCCTACACTGTCCTGCCGTTCGGCCAGGAGGTCAGGAGAGGCGAGGTCCGCTCCTTGGGTGTCACCGCCACCTCGCTCTGGGCAATCACTCCTCTTGTCTTTTTGGGACTGCTGGACGCTGAGATGACCGGTGGTCAAGCAGCCGTCGTCCTGATTGCGGTGCTCATCGTGCTGGCATGCATGGCCTGCGAGATCAGCATCATCCTCTTCAACGTGCCCGCGCGTTTCGTGCCGCCACACATGCGCTCTGATCCTGGGACCGTGGTGCTATGGCGTGTGCGCCGGAAGCGCAAGAAGTCCGGTCACCGCTGACACACTCGGCTGTCGCGTACGGCATTTCGTTAGGAGTTCTAAGAGGGCGTTAAGTCCCGTTCCTGATGATGTGGTGTCGCCCGTTCGTGGGTGATGGGACAGTTCCGTCCTCGTGTCATGGCGTGTACATGATGGGGTCGTGGGCATGGAACGGACGCCGTACGCAACCGACTTGTCCGACGAGCAGTGGGCGTTGATCGAGCCGCTGGTCACCGCGTGGAAGCAGGAGCGGGTGGCGCGGTCGGCGACCGGAGACCCGGGCTCCTGCGCCCTGCGCGAGGTCGTGAACGCGCTGCTTTACCAGAACCGGACGGGCTGTCAGTGGCGGCTTCTGCCGCACGACTTCCCGGCCTGGTCGGCAGTGTTCTACTACTTCACCCTGTGGCGCCAGGACGGCCTTGACCAGCGGATCCAGGAGATCCTGCGCTGCCAGGTGCGGGAACGGTCCAGACGATTAGAGGACCCGTCCCTGGTGATCATCGACACCCAGTCCGTCCGCGTGGCGGCCGGGGTGCCGAAGGAGACGACGGGACTGGACGCGAACAAGAAGACGCCCGGCAGGAAGCGGGGACTGGCCGTCGATGTGCTGGGCCTGGTCATCGGTGTGGTGATCCTCGCTGCGAGCGCGCACGACAACGAAGCCGGCATCGCCCTGCTGGACCAGGCGGCTGAGCGGTGTGGGATGCGCCTGGAGAAGGTCCTGGTCGACCAGGGCTTCAAGGACGCCGTGATCATCCACGGGGCGGTGAAGGACATCACCGTTGAGGTGGTCCGCCGCAACCCCGACGACGAGGGGAAAGGCTTCGTCCCGCAACCGAAGCGGTGGGTGGTCGAGCAGGTCAACGGCACCCTCATGCTGCAGCGGCGCCTCGCCCGCGACTACGACCACCGGCCCGACAACGCGGCCTCCCGCGTCTACTGGGCCTCCACCGCCGGCATGCTCCGCCGCCTCACCACCCCTACCCCCACCTGGCGGGACGACGTGGAGCTGGCCGCGTGAACGTCTGCGAACTCCTGCGGCTGCTGCAGACCGAGCACGATGAGACCGCTGCCCGCGCCGACCACCTGCGCGAGCAGATCGAGCGGCTCACCACCGACCTCGCCGAGACCGAAGCCCGCCTGGCCGAGCTCGCTGCCACCGGCAAGGTCATCGACGGCCTCACCCCTCCCGACCAGGCACCGGCCCCCGCGGAGACCGCCATCGCGACCGTCTACCAGCGCATCGTGACCACGTTCAACGAGCACCCCGGGGAGGTGTTCCGCGTCCGTGATCTGCATGAGCACCTCGGCCTGCCCACCGACGAGCCCTCGATCAACGTCACCCGCTCCCGCCTGGGACGACTCGTCCGCCAGGGATTCCTCGAGCAACCGGGACGCGGCCGCTACCAGAAACGGACTTAACGCCCTCTAAGAGGTCCTAACAAAGGCGTTGGACGTGGCGGTGGGTGATGAGGCAGGTGGCGAGTCCGAGGAAGGCTTCGTGGATGTCGTCGCGTCGTTCCCAGCGGATTCGCAGTCGGCGGAAGCCGTGCAGCCAGGCGATCGTGCGCTCGATCACGTAGCGGAAGACGCCCAGGCCGGAGCCGTGTTCGACGCCTCGTTCGGCGATGACCGGTCGGATCCCGCGCTGTCGCAGCAGGCGGCGGTACTTGTCGTGGTCGTAGCCGCGGTCGGCGAGGAGTGCGTCTGGCCGGTGTCTGGGCCGGCCGACGACGCCGGCCACGGCCGGAACCTTGTCCAGCAGCGGCAGCAGCTGGGTGACGTCGTTGCGGTTTCCGCCGGTCAGCGACACCGCGAGCGGGATGCCCTGGCCGTCGGTGAGGACGTGGTGCTTGCTGCCCGGTCGTGCGCGGTCGACCGGGCTGGGCCCGCTTTTGGGCCGCGCCGAGCGGCCCGTACGTGGGAGGAGTCGATCACCGCCCGGGACCAGTCGAGCTTCTTCGCGGCCCGCAGCCTCTGCAGCAGTACCAGGTGCAGTCCGTCCCACACGCCGGCTTCGTTCCAGGCGGCCAGGCGCCGCCAGCACGTCATCCCCGAGCCGAAGCCCAGCTCCTGGGGCAGGTACTCCCACTGGATGCCGGTGTGCAGCACGAACAGGATCCCGCACAGTGCCTGCCGGTCCGGGACCCGCGGCCTGCCCTCCACCAGCTTCGGACCCGGCACGGGCAGCAACGGCTCGATGAGCGACCACAGTTCATCCGACACGACCCAGGGCCGCGACTGTCGTTTCCCCACGAACGGACCAACGACCACTCAAGCCGAAAGTCACATGATCAACAACTTCTGTTAGGACCTCTAAGAGCCTCGGCCGTGACCACCGCGACCTGCAGCGGACCATTCCAGCTTCCCTGGCGAGATGACCGGGACGGCCGCGCAACTGGTCAAGGACTCCAGCCGGGTTCTGCACGAGCGGCAGTCACCCAGTCACTTCAGCAACATCCGCATCTTGAGCACCGTCCTCTACTGGTGCGGCGCCAAGGGGCCATCTCCGAGACGGATCGGCGCTCGCCCCGACCACCCCGCCGTCGGTAAGGTCCTGCTCCGTGTCGACGTGCCGCCAGGTCTCACCCTGGTCCGCTTGCGTCAGGACGGCATTCTCAACGCAGCGGCAGAAACAGCGGTCCCGCTCCGGCTGGTGAGGCTCTTCGGGATGACGGAGAAGAACGCCATGCGCTATGTCACCGCGGCCCATTCCGAGCAGACGGCGAAGCTGCCCCGGTGACGCTCAGCAGCGCCCGCCGCTCTAGAAGGGAGGGTCGTTGGGGCCCCGGTCGGCCTGCGCGGCCGCGTCACGCCTTCGGCTGGCCGCATGTTGTTCGGCGAGGGAGGGCATTCCGGCGATGGCTTCAACGGCGCGGCCATGCCGAATGAGCAGCTCGGCCACTTCCGACGGCCGCACTTCAGTATCCGCCCGTAGCAGGGCGAGTGCCTCCTCAATGCGCCCCATCTCATCGAGGATCCACGCCTTGCTGACCGTCAGGCCATACATGTCCGATGGCAGCGTTCCCGCGTAGGCGAGGGCCTCCTCGTGCCGGTCGGCCTCGCCCAGCAGCCAGATCCGGTTCGAACTGAACCAGGACGGGTGCTCCTCGACGAACTCAGCACTGCGCTCGTCGAGGAGCGCAAGGGCATCGTCCAGCCGGCCTGCCTCGTGCAGCAGGTGAATGACGTCGTCGAAAAGGCAGACATCGTGGTAATCGAACGTCGGGCGACCCACCTCGATGGCTTCCTCGATCCGACCTTGGCGGCCCAACAGTTCGATCAGAGGCCAGCGGAACCGGTCCGGATACTCGGCGACTGCGATGAAACGCCGCAGCACAGCCTCGGCCTCACTTGCCTGCCCGTCGTCTTCGAGCGCCCGCGCGTAGTACGCGAGCGTCTCGTCCGCACGCTCGCCGGTGCTCAACACGCTCAGTTCCTCGACACCCCCGTGGCGCCGCAGGAGCTCGGCATAGGCGATCAGCGTGTTCTGGACCACGTAGTGCCCGGCTGCGACGTCTGCTCCAAGCATCCGTACGGCCTCATCGACCCGGCCCGCACGCTCCAGGACCTGGGCTTGGAGATCTTGCGCGTTGCTGGGGTGAAAGTTCCAGCGCTCCTCGCCGCGGGCGCTGCGGGCCCGCTCAGCGTGCGGGGCGATCAGCTCCAGGACCTGTTCATCATGGTCCTGGCCCTCTGTCAGCTCGACGAGGGTGGACAGGATCCACTCCCTGTCCAGATGCGGCGTGAGGACGGTGATCGCCTCGTTCAGCCTGCCCGCCTTGGCCAGCAGTTCCACAAAGTCGTGGCACACCCACTCGGAGGCAAGGCCGTCCTTGTCCGGGCGTACGGCGTCCAGTGCCTGCTGCACCCTCCCCGCCTCGAGCAGGACCTCGGTCCTCTCCCAGCGTGCCCGGTTCCACCCAGCCTCGACGAACGGCTCCAGGACGCCCAGGGCCCGCTCGACCTCGCCCGCCCGGGACAGCTCGCGAGCCGCCGCCTGGGCGCAGAACCACTCCCCCTGCTCCGATGCGGCCTGGACCAGCAGCTCCACCTCACCCCGCTCCACGAGCATGGAGACCAGGCGAGGAGATATTCCGCCGAGCGTCCGTGACTGCCATTCGAGATCGTCGATGTTCACGAGCATGAGCGTACGGGCGACTACTGACAGGCCTCATCGACCAGCTGCCGGGACCCACTCGTTCTACGCCAACACAGGCCCGCGGACGGGTTCCCCGTCAGACTCCTGCCAGATTCCGCGAACCCGCGCACTTCCGTGCTGACCACGCGTAAAGCCGCATCAAGGTCTATGCACTGCCCCCTTGACGCGTACCTCGGCTGTACCCCGGGACTCGGGCCTCGGCCCATGCGGTGTTCCCGCATTACCGCAGCACTGCCAGGGAACCGCTTCACCATCGCCAGCCGGACACGCCGACCCGCCGCACCTGCGCCATCACCATCCGACGCCTGCTGTCGGCGGCCGCTGAGAAAGGTCCAGGCCGGCTGGTGGCCGTGGACATGGTGACGTCGCTGAGCCCGGACTGACCCGGCCCGGACCAGCTGAGGGTGCACAACGCCGCCGACGTCGCGATGACCAGGCCCAGTCAGGTGGTGAAGCAGGGCTTTGATTCGCCGATTCAGGGCGCTGGGCGGAGCGTTTTCGTCGAAGATGCCGGGATGACTCCGAAGTGGGATTTCTTCATCAGCCACGCCAGTGAGGACAAACTGCTCGTGGCCGGGCCGCTGGCCCACTACCTGCAATCAGTCGGCTTCTCAGTCTGGTACGACGAGCTCTCGCTACGGGTGGGCGACTCGGTGCTGCGCGAGATCGATCGCGGGCTCGGGGCATCCCGGTACGGGGTCGTCGTCCTCAGCGAGTCGTTCTTCGCGAAGCAGTGGCCCCAGCGCGAGCTGGCAGGCTTGATCGCCACCGCCTCCGACGGTGAGCGCCGGGTCCTGCCGGTCTGGCACGGCGTTGACGCCGCCGCGGTTGCTGCCTGTTCGCCGCTGCTGGCCGACGTCAAGGCGGTGAACACGAGCCGGGGGCTGCACGTCGTGGCCGAGGAGATCGTGCGCGCGGCCTTCCCCGAGCGGGTTGCGACCCTGCCGTTGTCGAACGGGGCGAAGGAGCGGGCCGCCGACCGGGAGACTGCCCGGAAGACCTTGCAGGCCGTGCTGACAGCCGGCGGGAGCCGGGAGGACGTGCTGTTGGTGCTCTCGGCTTACCAGAGCCTGCTGATCGCGCTGACGCGCTACGCCGCGCGGGTGGTAGGTCCCGCCTCGCGCTTCACCGACCTGCCGTGCGACTTCATTCTTTACGAGCCGCACGGCGTCACCGGGCCGATCCAGGTCACGTTCGTCGTCCTCGGCTCGACCGAAGCCGGCGGTGGCGACTTGCCGGCCGCCACGGACCTGGCCTTCGGAGAGGAGATCCCGTTCGCCGGCCGCCCCAGTAACGACTACCTGCCGGGACGGCGCGTCGGGGAGTTCCCCAGCGTGCTGTCAGCGGTCCGACGGCTTGCCGGTCACGTCAAGTCGGACAACATCCACCACGCGCATCCGGAGCTGTGGAACTTCTCGGTGCTCCTCGTTCACGGCAGGCGTGGCGTCCAGGATCCCACGTCGACCGCCCCGACGAGGCTCCACTTCGAGACCGCCTCCTATGACCGGCTGACGGACTCGTAGAAGCACCTACGGGGGCGAGGGCTTGAGAGGGCGCCTTCACGTCGATCCGGTAGGCGGACCGGCCGCCATCGGTGCGGGCGTCGACGGTGTCGGTCAGGTCCTCGGCGTAGAACTCCAGCAGCTGCTGACCACGGTGCCTCTGCGCCAGGATGTCCGCGCTGTTGTCGCCAGCCGCGTTGCCGAGCCGGTCCCGGATGGTCGGCCACGATCTCGCACTCGTACTCCGAGGCTCGCTGGGGCCTCGGCCGTCTGCTCGTCGTGCTCGCGCATCCTCTGGGGCTGAGTCGAGCGCCAAGAGGCGCTCGACTGATCGACCCGACTGAAGCGATCAGGAAACTTCAGGTCAAAGCGATACTTCCAGGTGGCTGGCCCGAGCGTGGTCTCGCGCGGCACACTCGACTCATGGCTGGCATCGAAATCGATGACACCACCGCGGACGCACTGCGGGCCCTGGCCCGACGCCAGCCGAACTTTTGGACGACCTCGCGGTCAACGACTACTCCGTGTTCGTCGGCCTGGCCGCCCGCCCGCCCGCCCGCCCGCCCGCCCGCCCGCCCGCCCGCAACGAGCTGTACGGCTTTGGCGTGGCCGTGGCGTACCTCGGCATCCACAGAGAGCGTGTCAACACCAAGTTCGAGGCCTGGCGGGACCTGATCGCGACATCGCCGCCCTACGCCTCGACTCGTTCACGATCGCCGAACGGCTGCACTCGCTACGCCTGCCAGCGGCCCGACCTCGCGGTCGCCCTGCCCACCATCCCCGCGGGTGCAGGGAGCAGTCTGATTGATCTGCGAGTTCATGGCTGTAGAGGCGTGGTTTCAGCAACTTCTACAGACTCCGGCAAATAGGACATGGGTGGCGTGACCTCGTATCGGGGTGCCCGTGCTGGTCGTGGTCGGCAGTCTGTGTTGCAGATCGTCCGGCGCGGTGGTTCGGCCGATGAGTTCACCGTCCCCGAACGGTCTACCCAGCGACACGACCGTTCTCGACAGGAGTGCCATGTCCACCATCCAGCCAGTGATCCTGACTGCCGACCAGGACGTTCTGCGCGGCTTCTACACGAAATTGTTCGGCGCTGAGGAAATCTTCCGGGTGCCGGCGGAAGGCCCGGCCTTCTACCTCGGATTGCGCATCGGCGACACCGACCTCGGGTTGGTAACCAAGACGGACCCGGGAACCGGGGCAACACCGCGGATCCTGCTCAGCATCGGTGTCGACGACGTCGACGAGATGCTCGGCCGGGTGACAGCGCTGGGAGGCTCGGTCCGCGGCGGCCCCAACGACATGCCGTGGGGACAGCGCGTCGCCCACATCCAGGACCCCGACGGCAACCCGTTGAACCTCACCCAGCCAATCCCGGGCCGGTAACGCTGTTCCGGGGTGCTTGTGCTGATCGTGGGTCGCCTGCGGGAGGCGGTAACGGGGGCGGGGGCAGGGGCGGCATGCCCGGAGGCGGCGGAAAACTCAGCGACGCCCAGGCGTCGGCCAGGCTGAAGGCGGCCGGCATCAGCCGGGACCCCGCGCGTCACCAACCACACCCGGAACCACGCCAAGAAGCACCACAAGCGCCGCGACGGCGCGTGACGTCCGGCGGCAAGACGGTCGTCGACTACGCCGACGAGCGCTGGGCGAACCACTGGGACATGAGGTACTACTGATGCCACTGCGGCTCCCAGTAGCTCCCCAGGCGACGTGAACGATCCATGCCCGGCCGGACCGCAGTCCGGCCGGGCACCGGCTTTCGGCGGGCGGTCGGTCGGTCGGTCACGAACGCTGTCGCTGTCGGCCATATCGAT is a genomic window containing:
- a CDS encoding tetratricopeptide repeat protein; this encodes MNIDDLEWQSRTLGGISPRLVSMLVERGEVELLVQAASEQGEWFCAQAAARELSRAGEVERALGVLEPFVEAGWNRARWERTEVLLEAGRVQQALDAVRPDKDGLASEWVCHDFVELLAKAGRLNEAITVLTPHLDREWILSTLVELTEGQDHDEQVLELIAPHAERARSARGEERWNFHPSNAQDLQAQVLERAGRVDEAVRMLGADVAAGHYVVQNTLIAYAELLRRHGGVEELSVLSTGERADETLAYYARALEDDGQASEAEAVLRRFIAVAEYPDRFRWPLIELLGRQGRIEEAIEVGRPTFDYHDVCLFDDVIHLLHEAGRLDDALALLDERSAEFVEEHPSWFSSNRIWLLGEADRHEEALAYAGTLPSDMYGLTVSKAWILDEMGRIEEALALLRADTEVRPSEVAELLIRHGRAVEAIAGMPSLAEQHAASRRRDAAAQADRGPNDPPF
- a CDS encoding toll/interleukin-1 receptor domain-containing protein: MHNAADVAMTRPSQVVKQGFDSPIQGAGRSVFVEDAGMTPKWDFFISHASEDKLLVAGPLAHYLQSVGFSVWYDELSLRVGDSVLREIDRGLGASRYGVVVLSESFFAKQWPQRELAGLIATASDGERRVLPVWHGVDAAAVAACSPLLADVKAVNTSRGLHVVAEEIVRAAFPERVATLPLSNGAKERAADRETARKTLQAVLTAGGSREDVLLVLSAYQSLLIALTRYAARVVGPASRFTDLPCDFILYEPHGVTGPIQVTFVVLGSTEAGGGDLPAATDLAFGEEIPFAGRPSNDYLPGRRVGEFPSVLSAVRRLAGHVKSDNIHHAHPELWNFSVLLVHGRRGVQDPTSTAPTRLHFETASYDRLTDS
- a CDS encoding VOC family protein; this encodes MSTIQPVILTADQDVLRGFYTKLFGAEEIFRVPAEGPAFYLGLRIGDTDLGLVTKTDPGTGATPRILLSIGVDDVDEMLGRVTALGGSVRGGPNDMPWGQRVAHIQDPDGNPLNLTQPIPGR
- a CDS encoding TetR/AcrR family transcriptional regulator codes for the protein MPATPRRTRSDALQNRERLLEVAAQAFAEQGLDTSPAAIAKRAGVGVGTLYRHFPTREVLIDAAYRRQLTQVCAKVKDLLAQHPAAGATRMWMEHFIHYATAKSGMSEALNAVIASGIDPYSDSRALLTDAVATLLAAGARDGSLRTDVAPDDVLLLMGGIAYSVQHGTKEQARPLVDLFMDALTKDSTAS
- a CDS encoding IS5 family transposase (programmed frameshift) encodes the protein MGKRQSRPWVVSDELWSLIEPLLPVPGPKLVEGRPRVPDRQALCGILFVLHTGIQWEYLPQELGFGSGMTCWRRLAAWNEAGVWDGLHLVLLQRLRAAKKLDWSRAVIDSSHVRAARRGPKSGPSPVDRARPGSKHHVLTDGQGIPLAVSLTGGNRNDVTQLLPLLDKVPAVAGVVGRPRHRPDALLADRGYDHDKYRRLLRQRGIRPVIAERGVEHGSGLGVFRYVIERTIAWLHGFRRLRIRWERRDDIHEAFLGLATCLITHRHVQRLC
- a CDS encoding SDR family oxidoreductase, producing MPTPSDKASRHWFVTGASGGLGRHLTEHALRNGDRVTATVRRPAALGDLRETYGDRLTVEILDLTRPADVDKVVGRTLRSGPVDIVVNNAGYAVVGAAEEMTIEQIRDQIEVLLLAPMVITRAFLQPMREQGGGRIIQISSVGGQVGIPTHSCYHAGKWGLEGFTESVSREVSDFNIHLTLVEPGATRTGFASALQYTTETAVYRDNAVGQTRHYLETADESVFTGDPAKLAAAIYDTTRHPRPPLRLTLGSDTYSAIHAALTERLTALETQKDLAESVAFTR
- a CDS encoding dienelactone hydrolase family protein, whose protein sequence is MTTITTRTVEYPADGLTMVGHLALPAGVDRRPAVLLGPEGMGLSDVERRRADALAELGYVALAFDLHGGRYVGDPEEMLARCMPLLADPDRMRGIGHAALDVLRTEPRADPDRIAAIGYGTGGAIALELGRDGVNLRAIGTVNATTTGRPGEAARIRCPVWAGVGSEDPIMPPAQRNAFAAEMQAAGVDWRLAVYGGALHAFHHPPVGHPTVPGVGYHPQHAQRAWRDVVGLLTECLPVTEGHLGARPR
- a CDS encoding IS5 family transposase, translated to MERTPYATDLSDEQWALIEPLVTAWKQERVARSATGDPGSCALREVVNALLYQNRTGCQWRLLPHDFPAWSAVFYYFTLWRQDGLDQRIQEILRCQVRERSRRLEDPSLVIIDTQSVRVAAGVPKETTGLDANKKTPGRKRGLAVDVLGLVIGVVILAASAHDNEAGIALLDQAAERCGMRLEKVLVDQGFKDAVIIHGAVKDITVEVVRRNPDDEGKGFVPQPKRWVVEQVNGTLMLQRRLARDYDHRPDNAASRVYWASTAGMLRRLTTPTPTWRDDVELAA